The uncultured Cohaesibacter sp. genome window below encodes:
- a CDS encoding LuxR family transcriptional regulator, protein MSDMTDRFSLLQETIFREIQNAENVEKAVFTLRDGYSLGHVTYHLAQTIKGDLHIDSPFVRTTYPPEWIAIYLTRSYVTVDPVIKEGMRRSLPFDWSELEPTEEAMKMMVEFHAQGMGEFGYSIPITDKVGRRALLSVNSKPGERNWTKVVQSFRPDWMDLAHVLHKKAIIELFGDEDPVPILSPRELETLHWSAQGKDYKEISAIIGISEHTVRTYMRSARYKLNCANMSQAVAKALKLNLIDL, encoded by the coding sequence ATGAGCGACATGACAGACCGATTTAGTCTGCTGCAAGAAACTATTTTCCGGGAAATACAGAATGCTGAAAATGTCGAAAAGGCAGTTTTCACATTGCGGGACGGCTACAGCCTCGGACATGTCACCTATCATCTAGCCCAGACGATCAAAGGCGACCTGCATATCGACTCTCCATTCGTGAGAACGACCTACCCGCCGGAATGGATCGCCATTTACCTCACACGCAGCTATGTCACCGTTGATCCCGTGATCAAGGAAGGCATGCGCCGCAGCCTGCCGTTTGACTGGTCCGAGTTGGAACCCACCGAAGAAGCCATGAAGATGATGGTTGAGTTCCACGCTCAAGGAATGGGGGAATTCGGCTATTCCATCCCGATTACGGACAAGGTGGGGCGTCGAGCTCTGCTGTCAGTCAACTCCAAACCAGGCGAGCGAAATTGGACCAAGGTGGTGCAATCCTTCCGTCCGGACTGGATGGATCTGGCGCATGTCCTGCACAAGAAGGCGATCATAGAACTGTTTGGCGACGAGGATCCGGTGCCGATCCTCAGCCCGCGCGAACTTGAAACGCTTCACTGGTCAGCCCAAGGCAAGGACTACAAGGAAATCAGCGCCATCATCGGCATTTCCGAACACACGGTACGCACCTACATGCGATCAGCCCGCTACAAGCTGAACTGCGCAAACATGTCTCAGGCCGTTGCCAAGGCCCTGAAGCTCAATCTCATCGATCTCTAG
- a CDS encoding GNAT family N-acetyltransferase yields the protein MLPPYLIRSAFRSDLKGIAHLQADSWAATYRTVLPPHYVRERLHDDIRDEWEHRKIGKRDVVLVAEAEQNKQLLGFISIWCRPLPFIDNLHCVPALTGHGIGARLLQEAFSTLLAQGDTTASLTVLAINEGARRFYQKHGAVVNNRQKASLSGYSVDVDIMNWSHISKF from the coding sequence ATGCTCCCGCCCTATTTGATCCGCTCAGCATTTCGCTCGGACTTGAAAGGCATTGCCCATTTGCAGGCGGACAGTTGGGCTGCGACCTACCGCACCGTTCTGCCTCCCCACTATGTGCGGGAGCGGCTGCATGACGATATCCGGGATGAGTGGGAGCACCGCAAGATCGGCAAGCGAGATGTTGTCCTCGTCGCCGAGGCTGAACAAAACAAGCAGCTCCTGGGTTTCATATCCATATGGTGCCGCCCCCTGCCCTTCATCGACAATCTACATTGTGTTCCGGCTCTTACAGGGCATGGAATCGGCGCCCGCCTGCTTCAGGAAGCTTTCAGCACATTGCTTGCGCAAGGAGATACCACAGCTTCTTTGACAGTTCTTGCAATCAATGAGGGTGCTCGGCGCTTCTACCAAAAGCACGGAGCAGTTGTGAATAACCGACAAAAAGCATCTTTGAGTGGTTATTCTGTGGACGTGGATATCATGAATTGGTCTCATATTAGCAAATTCTAA
- a CDS encoding DUF1499 domain-containing protein → MSGIYKFKTSRLAPWALWFARLCIPVAILSFLLMRFGGLHPSIAIYCFAVSVLLALLSILTSWAAFHAIWFEGYQGGKWLWGAFVRSMLLLLPSAAAAFFYFTLPPFSDLSTNPIEPPEFVAAWQMRADADNSLAIASLETREAQTLAYPALKSQVYDQPIALMQLALADELQKSKWQILRSEEQKADGDSAYYEAYTRSVITGLRYVVVIRLSPTGEEETTLDMRSASLWGTHDFGMNARRIEGFIEGINERMSSNVQRYELQLEEIERLRRLQMGPLPKPKPKNLGGPAVG, encoded by the coding sequence ATGTCAGGAATTTACAAATTCAAAACTTCCCGTCTGGCCCCTTGGGCGCTCTGGTTCGCCCGGCTTTGCATACCGGTTGCCATCCTGTCCTTCCTGTTGATGCGTTTTGGCGGGTTGCACCCGTCGATTGCGATCTATTGCTTTGCCGTTTCGGTGCTGCTGGCCTTGCTGTCCATTTTGACCAGTTGGGCCGCCTTTCATGCCATCTGGTTTGAAGGCTATCAGGGTGGAAAATGGCTGTGGGGGGCCTTTGTGCGGTCCATGCTGCTGCTGCTGCCTTCAGCTGCTGCAGCCTTCTTCTATTTTACTCTGCCTCCCTTTTCAGATCTGTCTACCAATCCCATCGAGCCGCCGGAATTCGTTGCTGCCTGGCAAATGCGTGCCGACGCGGACAACAGTCTCGCGATCGCATCGCTCGAGACCCGCGAAGCCCAGACGTTGGCCTATCCGGCCCTCAAGAGCCAGGTCTATGATCAGCCGATCGCCCTCATGCAGCTGGCTCTGGCTGATGAACTGCAGAAGAGCAAATGGCAGATCCTGAGAAGCGAGGAGCAGAAGGCCGATGGGGACAGCGCCTATTATGAGGCCTACACCCGCTCGGTCATCACCGGCTTGCGCTATGTTGTTGTCATTCGGTTGAGCCCGACTGGCGAAGAGGAAACGACCCTCGACATGCGCTCTGCCTCGCTGTGGGGTACGCATGATTTCGGGATGAATGCCCGCCGGATCGAGGGGTTTATCGAGGGGATCAACGAGCGCATGAGTTCCAACGTCCAGCGCTACGAGTTGCAGCTGGAAGAAATCGAACGCTTGCGTCGCCTTCAGATGGGGCCATTGCCCAAACCCAAACCGAAAAATCTGGGCGGCCCGGCCGTAGGGTGA
- a CDS encoding EAL domain-containing protein, with translation MTRVPLERSDKKIFSESDLMSLSMPLWVMDLDQSRLVWANDAARKLWQAESLEELYSRNFEADISNTVASRLEHYRTASHESGQTFKELWTLYPEGKPCAYQVQISGHPLPDGRIGLRFEANPDSNRLPEQIRSAEALNHIPICISLYDMDGEPLYKNPAALETYGDAMLTLRGRFVKRSDYDKFVRGIRKGRSVTKICEVQTDKGKRWHEITGRRCFDGPTGQAACILTESDVTELKEKENRVRYLAHYDMLTGLHNRNYVNSHYPEMIELAFRGNERLVFMVVGLDHFKSINETLGHPTGDALLKHVASLLQLSLDEDDHIARLGGDEFVIVRSFRSTAELDVCCQTLLAAINSECCVGDHILSANASIGLVLFPEHGSDLPTLLRHCDLALHDAKDSGRNTYRFYRPALQQAALAKRSLEKDLARAVENGEFVLYYQPRVDCQTQKVVSAEALMRWQHPERGLVFPGEFIGALEDTGLIHKVGDWIVDRAGRDQRTLSRNGYNIPISINISPRQFERSDFVNRLKAGLAKTQCPADCIEIEITESMLMGETFDAKSVLMDLCRAGFSIAVDDFGTGYSNLAYIQEYPITSLKVDRSFVNMIEEQSSVINLILSLCRLIGISAVAEGVETIDQLAWLRMNHCDQYQGFLYSRPVPLEKLQELMTSSHQLMMKSRLPATLDSEVIWA, from the coding sequence ATGACGCGAGTCCCCCTGGAAAGAAGCGACAAGAAAATTTTTAGTGAATCGGACCTGATGTCTCTATCCATGCCTCTATGGGTGATGGACCTGGATCAATCGCGACTGGTATGGGCGAATGATGCCGCACGGAAACTCTGGCAAGCAGAATCGCTTGAAGAGCTCTATTCGCGGAATTTCGAAGCCGACATCAGCAACACGGTAGCCTCACGCCTTGAGCACTATCGTACAGCGTCCCATGAATCCGGCCAGACCTTCAAGGAGTTGTGGACCCTCTATCCCGAAGGCAAGCCCTGCGCCTATCAGGTTCAGATTTCCGGGCATCCCCTGCCCGACGGACGGATCGGTCTGCGGTTTGAGGCCAATCCGGATAGTAATCGTTTGCCCGAACAGATCAGGAGCGCCGAGGCGCTCAATCATATTCCGATCTGCATTTCCCTTTATGACATGGACGGCGAGCCGCTCTACAAGAACCCGGCCGCGCTGGAAACCTATGGCGATGCCATGCTCACTCTGCGTGGACGCTTCGTCAAACGGTCCGACTATGACAAGTTTGTCCGGGGCATCCGAAAGGGCCGCTCGGTCACCAAGATCTGCGAAGTGCAGACCGACAAGGGAAAGCGCTGGCATGAGATCACCGGACGCCGCTGCTTTGACGGCCCGACCGGTCAGGCAGCCTGCATCCTTACAGAATCCGATGTCACGGAGCTGAAGGAAAAGGAAAACCGCGTCCGCTACCTCGCTCATTACGACATGCTGACCGGGCTGCATAACCGCAACTACGTCAATTCTCATTATCCCGAAATGATTGAGCTGGCTTTCCGCGGCAATGAGCGCCTTGTGTTCATGGTGGTCGGGCTCGACCACTTCAAGTCGATCAACGAGACGCTGGGACATCCGACCGGCGACGCTTTGCTCAAGCATGTTGCCTCGCTGTTGCAGCTCAGCCTTGATGAGGACGACCATATTGCCCGACTTGGTGGCGACGAATTCGTGATCGTTCGCTCCTTCCGGTCTACCGCCGAGCTGGACGTCTGCTGCCAGACCCTGTTGGCGGCGATCAATTCGGAGTGCTGCGTCGGCGACCATATTCTGAGTGCCAATGCCAGCATCGGGCTGGTGCTGTTCCCAGAACATGGCAGCGATCTGCCAACTCTGCTGCGCCATTGCGATCTGGCCTTGCATGACGCCAAGGACAGCGGCCGCAACACCTACCGGTTCTACCGGCCTGCGTTGCAACAGGCAGCACTGGCCAAGCGCTCGCTGGAGAAGGATCTGGCACGGGCCGTCGAGAATGGCGAATTCGTGCTCTACTATCAGCCAAGGGTCGATTGCCAGACCCAGAAGGTGGTAAGTGCCGAAGCGCTGATGCGCTGGCAGCATCCGGAACGCGGGCTGGTCTTTCCGGGCGAGTTCATCGGCGCACTGGAAGACACCGGCCTCATTCACAAGGTCGGCGACTGGATCGTCGATCGAGCTGGGCGCGACCAGCGGACCTTGTCCCGCAATGGTTACAACATTCCGATTTCCATCAATATTTCGCCCAGACAGTTCGAGCGCAGCGATTTTGTCAACCGGCTGAAGGCTGGCCTGGCAAAAACCCAGTGCCCAGCCGATTGCATCGAGATCGAAATCACGGAAAGCATGTTGATGGGCGAAACCTTTGACGCCAAGTCCGTGTTGATGGATCTGTGTCGCGCCGGTTTCTCGATTGCGGTCGATGATTTCGGCACCGGCTATTCGAACCTTGCCTATATTCAGGAATACCCGATCACCAGTCTCAAGGTGGACCGCTCCTTCGTCAACATGATCGAAGAACAAAGCTCGGTCATCAATCTCATTCTGTCGCTCTGTCGACTGATCGGGATTTCGGCTGTTGCCGAGGGCGTGGAAACGATCGATCAGCTGGCCTGGTTGCGGATGAACCATTGTGATCAGTATCAGGGCTTCCTCTATTCACGCCCGGTACCACTGGAGAAACTGCAGGAATTGATGACATCGAGCCATCAGCTCATGATGAAGTCGCGTTTGCCAGCGACTCTCGATTCAGAAGTCATCTGGGCATAA
- a CDS encoding HAMP domain-containing methyl-accepting chemotaxis protein: MVFRKKSASIRKAMEVCKAVANGDFSVRITNIHDKGELGQLMHSINDMIDRSDAYIRESKACLDYVARNQHFRLIAEKGMVGDFKQAAESINRATWKIKQRHDRFDEMGTKFEHQLEDIVSNMTDMIANLRNASQKVSTASHGAQEQSLLVAAGAEQASANMQSVSEAVEQLTESIAEINTQVVNSSSIARMSVEKSHDMSGEISSLATASQQISEVVSLISDIAAQTNLLALNATIEAARAGEAGKGFAIVAQEVKNLSAQTAEATEQISGQINGLQQATDRAVKANDEISNTIEKVSEISAAIAAAVEEQSAATQEISSNIEEAAVGTKDVSQGVAEVNEATSVTESTAKEVMLVSEKLGHQEGSLVDLRQELVKFLLEVRKVG; the protein is encoded by the coding sequence ATGGTTTTCAGAAAGAAATCAGCATCCATTCGCAAAGCGATGGAAGTCTGCAAGGCGGTCGCAAATGGTGATTTCTCCGTGCGTATCACCAATATTCACGACAAGGGCGAGTTGGGTCAGTTGATGCATTCCATCAACGACATGATCGACCGCTCCGACGCCTATATCCGCGAGTCCAAGGCCTGTCTCGATTATGTCGCCCGCAACCAGCATTTTCGCCTGATCGCGGAAAAGGGTATGGTTGGCGACTTCAAACAGGCGGCCGAGAGCATCAACCGTGCCACATGGAAGATCAAGCAGCGCCATGATCGCTTTGACGAGATGGGCACGAAGTTCGAGCATCAGCTTGAGGATATCGTGTCCAACATGACGGACATGATCGCCAATTTGCGGAATGCCTCACAAAAGGTGTCCACCGCCTCCCACGGGGCGCAAGAACAGTCCCTGCTGGTTGCTGCCGGAGCAGAACAGGCCTCAGCCAACATGCAGTCGGTTTCCGAAGCGGTAGAGCAGCTGACCGAGTCCATCGCGGAAATCAATACTCAGGTGGTCAACAGCAGCAGCATCGCCCGTATGTCGGTTGAAAAATCCCACGACATGAGTGGTGAAATCTCCAGTCTGGCGACGGCATCCCAGCAGATCAGTGAAGTGGTTTCGCTCATTTCCGATATTGCTGCCCAAACGAATCTGTTGGCTCTTAACGCCACCATCGAGGCTGCGCGTGCCGGAGAGGCGGGCAAGGGCTTTGCCATCGTGGCGCAGGAAGTCAAGAACCTGTCGGCCCAAACCGCAGAGGCAACCGAACAGATCAGCGGTCAGATCAACGGTTTGCAGCAGGCAACCGATCGGGCCGTGAAGGCCAATGACGAAATATCGAACACAATCGAAAAGGTCAGCGAGATCTCGGCAGCCATTGCCGCCGCTGTGGAAGAGCAGAGTGCAGCCACCCAAGAGATCTCCTCCAACATCGAGGAAGCTGCTGTCGGCACCAAGGATGTGAGCCAGGGTGTTGCCGAAGTGAACGAAGCAACATCCGTGACCGAGAGCACCGCCAAGGAAGTGATGCTGGTTTCCGAGAAGCTCGGCCATCAGGAAGGAAGCCTGGTCGATCTGCGTCAGGAACTGGTCAAGTTCCTTCTTGAAGTGCGCAAGGTGGGCTGA
- a CDS encoding acyl-homoserine-lactone synthase — protein sequence MFVTLQAHEYHKYPVLMDRMFKLRKEVFADQLEWDVSVENGRERDFYDEKMPVYLVWCDEERTVLYGSMRLMPTTGPTLLYDVFRRTFPVELSLSAPGIWEGTRMCIDQDALARDYPSVDPGRAFSLMFLALCECALDHGIHTMISNYEPQMKLIYRRAGVDVHELGRADGYGKRPVCCGMFEVSDAVLSRMQSKLGISSTLYHKNGRHPDPIDLAA from the coding sequence ATGTTTGTGACACTACAAGCCCATGAATATCACAAATATCCAGTTTTGATGGATCGCATGTTCAAACTCCGCAAGGAGGTTTTCGCCGACCAGCTCGAGTGGGATGTGTCAGTCGAAAATGGCCGTGAACGTGATTTCTATGACGAGAAGATGCCTGTCTATCTGGTATGGTGCGACGAAGAGCGCACGGTGCTTTATGGCTCGATGCGTCTGATGCCAACAACCGGCCCGACCCTGCTTTATGATGTCTTCCGCCGGACGTTCCCCGTTGAGCTTTCCCTGTCCGCACCAGGCATCTGGGAAGGCACCCGGATGTGTATCGATCAGGATGCTCTGGCTCGCGACTATCCCAGCGTCGACCCGGGCCGGGCCTTCAGTCTGATGTTCCTGGCTCTGTGCGAATGTGCGCTCGATCATGGCATTCACACCATGATTTCCAACTACGAGCCGCAGATGAAGCTGATCTATCGCCGTGCCGGCGTTGATGTCCATGAATTGGGCCGCGCGGATGGCTACGGAAAACGCCCGGTCTGCTGCGGCATGTTCGAGGTCTCCGATGCTGTGTTGAGCCGGATGCAATCCAAGCTTGGCATCTCATCTACGCTTTATCACAAAAACGGCCGCCATCCGGACCCGATAGATCTTGCTGCTTGA
- a CDS encoding ABC transporter substrate-binding protein — MKFKKTILAALMAATSLSVANAADLRMSWWGGNSRHEATQKALTYCGDKLGHTIAPEFTSWNGHLTKVTTQLAGGTEADIMQINWPWLPLFSKDGNGFADLNTFKDVIDLTQWSDTELASTTVAGKLQGLPLSITGRVPWFNTTTFEKAGVALPTSWDELEAAAKVFKEKLGDDYYPYEATGLESKGLDARGLIMAYLTQKTGKTMIDPDTLDLNYSVEDFKAGLEMYGRFADNGVIVPWKTVAAAGGNMPLHENPKWADGHIAGTYQWDTTYHKIADPLKEGQNLVPTPILKNADATNDGVFRKPSMLFSISKHSKNPQAAAEVMNCLLNDTGAAEILGTTRGIPASKVALNYLMEKGAIEPVLLKAHQLVLDSTGPAISAFFDHPKIIEVYGDALEMFAYGEMSAEEAAVEIHDGMAEILEDLKK, encoded by the coding sequence GTGAAATTCAAGAAGACGATTTTGGCCGCGCTGATGGCCGCCACCAGTCTTTCGGTTGCCAATGCTGCAGATCTGCGCATGTCCTGGTGGGGTGGCAACAGCCGCCACGAAGCAACCCAGAAGGCCCTGACCTACTGCGGTGACAAGCTTGGCCACACCATCGCGCCGGAATTCACATCATGGAACGGACATCTGACCAAGGTGACCACCCAGTTGGCTGGTGGCACCGAAGCCGACATCATGCAGATCAACTGGCCATGGCTGCCGCTGTTCTCCAAGGACGGCAACGGCTTTGCCGATCTGAACACTTTCAAGGACGTCATCGACCTCACCCAGTGGTCTGACACCGAACTGGCCTCCACCACTGTTGCTGGCAAGCTTCAGGGTCTGCCGCTTTCCATTACCGGTCGCGTGCCATGGTTCAACACGACCACCTTCGAAAAGGCCGGAGTTGCCCTGCCGACAAGCTGGGATGAACTGGAAGCAGCAGCGAAAGTTTTCAAGGAAAAACTCGGCGACGACTACTATCCTTATGAAGCAACGGGACTTGAGTCCAAGGGCCTTGATGCGCGTGGCCTGATCATGGCCTATCTGACGCAAAAGACCGGCAAGACCATGATCGACCCGGACACTCTCGATCTCAACTATTCGGTCGAGGATTTCAAGGCGGGCCTCGAAATGTATGGCCGCTTTGCTGACAATGGCGTGATCGTTCCGTGGAAGACCGTTGCTGCAGCCGGCGGGAACATGCCGCTGCACGAAAACCCGAAGTGGGCTGACGGCCATATCGCCGGCACCTATCAGTGGGATACCACCTATCACAAGATCGCAGATCCTCTGAAGGAAGGTCAGAACCTGGTTCCGACCCCGATCCTGAAGAATGCCGATGCGACCAACGACGGTGTGTTCCGCAAACCTTCCATGCTGTTCTCGATCTCCAAGCACTCGAAGAACCCGCAGGCTGCCGCTGAAGTCATGAACTGCCTGCTCAACGATACCGGCGCTGCCGAGATCCTTGGCACGACCCGCGGCATTCCAGCCTCCAAGGTTGCGCTCAACTATCTGATGGAAAAGGGTGCCATCGAACCGGTTCTGCTGAAGGCTCACCAGCTTGTTCTGGACTCCACCGGTCCGGCCATTTCCGCTTTCTTCGATCATCCGAAGATCATCGAAGTCTATGGCGATGCGCTTGAAATGTTCGCTTACGGCGAAATGAGTGCAGAAGAGGCCGCCGTTGAAATCCATGACGGCATGGCCGAAATTCTGGAAGACCTGAAAAAATAG
- a CDS encoding MBL fold metallo-hydrolase, which translates to MAELQFERDFTPHYGEAIALGDNVRRVTCNNPSPFTFHGTNSYIVGRGTVAVIDPGPADPDHIDALLRATSGETISHILITHTHADHSPGARLLKARCGAPILAEGPHRPTRALHAQEINALDAEGDVELDIDRVLSDGDLIEGDSWALEVVHTPGHTVNHLAFAFADGSGLFCGDHVMAWSTSIVAPPDGSMAAYMASLNRLMLRNDRVYWPGHGGTISDPQPFLAGLKTHRERREQALVAHLEAGQETIDAMVASIYRDVDPSLHGAAALSMFAQMEYLVARGLVRCLDAEPTLDARYRLIDRF; encoded by the coding sequence ATGGCAGAGCTTCAATTTGAACGGGATTTTACCCCCCATTACGGCGAAGCCATCGCATTGGGCGACAACGTCAGACGCGTTACCTGCAACAACCCCAGCCCTTTCACCTTTCACGGAACCAACAGCTATATTGTTGGTCGAGGAACAGTGGCGGTCATCGATCCAGGCCCAGCCGACCCAGACCATATAGATGCCCTGCTCCGCGCCACTTCAGGGGAGACCATCAGCCACATTCTGATCACTCACACCCACGCGGATCATTCTCCGGGTGCCCGCCTGCTCAAGGCGCGCTGCGGCGCACCGATCCTTGCAGAAGGACCACATCGGCCTACCCGTGCCCTGCATGCGCAGGAGATCAATGCTCTCGATGCCGAAGGCGATGTTGAGCTGGACATAGATCGCGTCCTCAGCGATGGAGATCTCATCGAGGGAGATAGCTGGGCTCTGGAGGTGGTGCATACTCCGGGGCATACGGTCAACCATCTGGCCTTTGCGTTTGCCGATGGCAGCGGCCTGTTTTGCGGCGATCACGTCATGGCATGGTCGACCAGCATCGTGGCCCCGCCGGATGGCTCGATGGCCGCCTACATGGCCAGCCTCAACCGGCTCATGCTACGCAACGACCGCGTCTATTGGCCGGGACACGGCGGCACCATCAGCGATCCGCAGCCATTTCTGGCCGGGCTCAAAACTCACAGGGAACGCCGCGAGCAGGCGCTGGTTGCTCATCTTGAAGCCGGACAGGAAACAATTGATGCCATGGTCGCCTCGATCTATCGGGACGTCGATCCATCCCTGCATGGTGCGGCAGCCCTGTCGATGTTTGCTCAAATGGAATATCTGGTAGCGCGGGGTCTTGTCCGCTGCCTCGATGCGGAGCCGACGCTCGACGCCCGCTATCGCCTAATCGACCGCTTCTGA
- a CDS encoding flavodoxin family protein, which yields MTDVRAASVVVLYHSGYGHTEAIAKSVAKGAESVGNVTVTQIKADNENLDWESLAAADAIVFGSPTYMGSVSAQFKGFMDASSKVWAAMGWKDKLAGGFTVSASQSGDKLNTLIQLSVFAAQHGMQWVSTGTLPGNNNSQGSVEDVNRLGSTLGLMAQANADQGADVAPPATDHRTAELFGARIAEAAKRWNSIG from the coding sequence ATGACTGATGTCCGCGCAGCGTCCGTCGTCGTCCTGTATCACAGTGGATACGGACACACCGAGGCCATCGCCAAATCCGTTGCAAAGGGTGCCGAGTCCGTTGGCAACGTGACCGTAACGCAGATCAAGGCCGACAACGAAAACCTCGACTGGGAAAGCCTGGCGGCAGCTGATGCGATCGTCTTCGGAAGCCCGACCTATATGGGGTCCGTATCTGCCCAGTTCAAAGGTTTCATGGATGCCAGCTCCAAGGTTTGGGCTGCCATGGGCTGGAAAGACAAGCTCGCCGGTGGTTTTACCGTGTCTGCTTCCCAGTCTGGTGACAAGCTCAACACCCTGATCCAGCTGTCCGTCTTTGCCGCTCAGCATGGCATGCAGTGGGTCTCCACCGGCACCTTGCCTGGCAACAACAATTCCCAGGGCTCTGTTGAAGACGTCAACCGTCTGGGCTCGACCCTCGGTCTGATGGCTCAGGCCAACGCGGACCAGGGTGCTGACGTTGCTCCTCCTGCAACCGACCACCGTACTGCGGAACTCTTCGGCGCCCGTATCGCTGAAGCTGCAAAGCGCTGGAACAGCATCGGCTAA
- a CDS encoding PAS domain-containing protein — MSAEQSVTGVERFFGEDDIIVSKTDLSGRLTYANKIFLDISGYTEKEVLGQQHSLIRHPYMPRTIFKLLWETIESGNEIFAYVNNRCKNGDHYWVYAHVTPSWGLDGKVNGYHSNRRVPDQDILKQHVIPLYDKIRAAEKSVANRKDGLKAGVEVVESLLAERGQKYDEFIATLGQRQRRGFR, encoded by the coding sequence ATGTCTGCTGAACAGTCTGTAACAGGTGTAGAAAGATTTTTTGGTGAAGACGATATCATCGTCAGCAAAACCGATCTGTCGGGCCGCCTGACCTATGCAAACAAGATTTTCCTGGACATCTCGGGGTATACCGAAAAGGAAGTCCTGGGCCAGCAACACAGCCTCATTCGCCATCCCTATATGCCTCGTACGATTTTCAAGCTGTTGTGGGAGACGATCGAGAGCGGCAATGAGATTTTCGCCTACGTGAACAACCGCTGCAAGAATGGCGACCATTATTGGGTCTATGCCCATGTGACGCCCAGCTGGGGGCTCGATGGCAAGGTGAACGGCTACCATTCCAATCGCCGCGTGCCGGATCAGGATATTCTCAAGCAGCATGTCATTCCTCTCTATGACAAGATTCGGGCAGCCGAGAAATCGGTGGCCAACCGAAAGGATGGCCTTAAGGCCGGCGTGGAAGTGGTCGAATCTCTGCTTGCTGAAAGAGGCCAGAAATATGACGAGTTCATCGCCACGCTTGGGCAGAGGCAGCGTCGCGGTTTCCGCTGA
- a CDS encoding LysR family transcriptional regulator, translating into MMKNIDYLSLDGRSLYMIKLIHEHRSVTEAARLLGVTQSSVSHSLDRLRGMLGDPLFLKVGRSMVPTERVETMMGDIDVVLKGIEGLYSQAVFDPLNSRDRFSIVCNDYEHDLLVPAIFERLKQEAPHCSLKTYQLNLAAPDPLERGFTDLELCPYAPQDSTDLVVSKIGGDRMITYYDPSVREAPVSLDDYTSADHAILSWDTSESTSVDKALAELGRTRNVSYLGPTFSSVAMVVRGTNMLATAPSRLADSIFRELAWIEPPLELEASEFFMVWHIRNRHSPRHKWFRELIKSVARDLPVTSDVCKKVLERQAKAARKPSVPDDAAIARSDNHGTALAEAANALA; encoded by the coding sequence ATGATGAAGAATATCGATTACCTCTCCCTGGACGGACGCTCGCTCTACATGATCAAGCTGATCCATGAGCACCGTTCTGTCACGGAAGCCGCAAGATTGCTGGGTGTCACACAGTCCTCTGTCAGCCATTCGCTGGACAGACTGCGCGGCATGCTCGGAGATCCTCTGTTTCTCAAGGTCGGCCGATCCATGGTGCCCACAGAACGGGTTGAAACCATGATGGGCGACATCGATGTGGTTCTCAAGGGAATCGAAGGCCTCTACAGTCAGGCCGTCTTCGATCCGCTCAATTCGCGGGACCGTTTCTCCATCGTCTGCAACGATTATGAGCACGATCTGCTGGTCCCGGCCATCTTCGAGCGGCTGAAGCAGGAAGCGCCCCATTGTTCGCTCAAGACCTATCAGCTCAATCTGGCGGCGCCCGACCCACTGGAACGCGGCTTTACCGATCTTGAACTCTGCCCCTATGCGCCGCAGGATTCGACGGACCTTGTCGTCAGCAAGATCGGCGGCGACCGCATGATCACCTATTATGATCCGTCCGTGCGGGAGGCTCCTGTCAGTCTCGATGACTACACCAGTGCCGACCATGCCATTCTGTCGTGGGACACCAGTGAAAGCACCTCGGTTGACAAGGCGCTTGCCGAACTGGGACGTACGCGCAACGTCTCCTATCTGGGGCCAACCTTCTCGTCAGTCGCAATGGTCGTGCGCGGCACCAACATGCTGGCCACAGCACCGTCCCGCCTTGCGGATTCCATCTTCCGTGAACTGGCCTGGATCGAGCCGCCGCTGGAGCTGGAAGCCAGCGAGTTTTTCATGGTCTGGCACATTCGCAACCGCCATTCGCCGCGGCACAAATGGTTCCGAGAGCTGATCAAGTCGGTTGCGCGGGATCTGCCGGTCACCAGCGATGTCTGCAAGAAAGTTCTGGAACGGCAGGCCAAGGCCGCAAGGAAACCGTCTGTTCCGGATGATGCCGCCATCGCCCGTTCAGACAACCATGGAACGGCACTTGCAGAGGCAGCCAATGCCCTCGCCTGA